The Halorussus gelatinilyticus genome contains the following window.
TGATCGTACTTGATGGTCGATTGGATCGTCTTGTGCCGGAGTTGAGTCGCTGCGGCCTTGAGACCGCGCTCCTCGGTCATGTACGTACCGACCGAGTGGCGGATCGAATACCATGTGAGATCGCGGTTCGTGAGATCGATTCCGGCGACGTCGCAGACCTTCCGGAGAAGTGGGTTCAACGCTTGACTCCCGTACGGATTCCCGTGCTTGGTCAGCCAGAGCGCGTCCGTCTCCTCGTACATCGACCGAAGGGTCCGCTCGTGAAGCCACTTTTCCACCGCTAGTACCGTCCGTCGTTGGAGGCTCGTCTGCCAGTTCTCGTGGTTCTTCGCCGACTTCTCTTTCGGAATCCGTAACACCGCGTTCTCCGTATCGACCCACGACACGCGGGCGCGCTCGACTTCGATTGGCCGCAAGCCAGCGTCGAGTGTGACCCACAGCAGAGAAGGAATCTTCCAACTGTTCGCTCGTTGCCAGTCGTCGGGCGTGACTTCGCTCTTCGGCTTCCCGAAGCGCTGGGCGAGATAGGCCGTCCACGCGCTTCGGTCGCTCGCGGGGACGTCGTAGTAGTTCGGTACCGACCCGACTTCGAGTGCGGCCTCGCGGAGTCGATTCCGTTCGTCCTTGGTGAAGAAGTCCCGCGGCTGTCGTGCCCGCGTGGACGAAAAGCGCTTGGTTGGTTCCCAGGTCATCGGCGTATTGCTCTCGGCGGCTTTCCACTCGAAGAGCGTCACCAGTGCCTTCGAGCAGGCGGCTTTGTAGCTCTCGGTGTACGCCTGCTCGTCGATGTGTTCGAGCCACGCATCGGCGTGGGCAGTCGTGATGCCCTCCGTGTAGCGGCGTTCAGCAGTCCAGACGGCGCGATAGAATTTGTCCAGTCGATAGGCGCGCATCGTGGCGGTCGAGTGAGCGTATCCGTCTCCGCGAGCCGGGTCTTTTCCCTCGTCGAGCATCCAGTCGATGAGTCGCCGTCGGTGTGCTCGGTACGACGTGAGTTGCCGTTGGTTGAGTCGCGCTTCGGAGTTCTGCGTCGTCAGTGGAACGTCTCGGTATTTCTCTGGCATTGGTAGTGGTATTCGCTACGGTAAGTTGACCATAATCGGATTGACCCAGGGTAATGAGCTACGC
Protein-coding sequences here:
- a CDS encoding tyrosine-type recombinase/integrase — encoded protein: MPEKYRDVPLTTQNSEARLNQRQLTSYRAHRRRLIDWMLDEGKDPARGDGYAHSTATMRAYRLDKFYRAVWTAERRYTEGITTAHADAWLEHIDEQAYTESYKAACSKALVTLFEWKAAESNTPMTWEPTKRFSSTRARQPRDFFTKDERNRLREAALEVGSVPNYYDVPASDRSAWTAYLAQRFGKPKSEVTPDDWQRANSWKIPSLLWVTLDAGLRPIEVERARVSWVDTENAVLRIPKEKSAKNHENWQTSLQRRTVLAVEKWLHERTLRSMYEETDALWLTKHGNPYGSQALNPLLRKVCDVAGIDLTNRDLTWYSIRHSVGTYMTEERGLKAAATQLRHKTIQSTIKYDQAPLEARHEALERME